The following are encoded in a window of Lynx canadensis isolate LIC74 chromosome B1, mLynCan4.pri.v2, whole genome shotgun sequence genomic DNA:
- the LOC115512407 gene encoding LOW QUALITY PROTEIN: elongation factor 1-alpha 1-like (The sequence of the model RefSeq protein was modified relative to this genomic sequence to represent the inferred CDS: inserted 1 base in 1 codon; deleted 1 base in 1 codon; substituted 1 base at 1 genomic stop codon), with protein sequence MVKEEILINIVVIGHVDSGKSTTTGHLIYKCGRIDKRTIEKFEKEAAEMQQGSFKYAWVLDKLKAERERGITIDIFLWKFESSKYYVTIIDAPGHRDFFKNMITDTSQADCAVLIVAAGVGEFEAGISKNGQTRERALLAYTLGVKQLIVGINKMDSTEPPYSQKRYKEIVKEVSSYIKKIGYNPNTVAFVPISGRNGDNMLEPTANMPWFKGWKVTCKDGNSSGTTLLEALDCILPPTRPTDKPLHLPXRDVYKIGGIGTVLVGRVETSVLKPGMVVTFAPVNVTTEVESVEMDHEALSEALPGDNVGFNVKNVSVKDVRRGNVAGERKNDPPMEAAGFTAXVIILNHPGQISTGYARMLDCHTAHVACKFAEPKEKIDCRSGKKLEYGPKFLKSGDAAIVDMVPGKSMCVGNFSDYPPLDRFAIRDMRQMVAVGVIKAVDKKAAGAGKVTKSAQKAQKAK encoded by the exons ATGGTAAAGGAAGAAATTCTTATCAACATTGTCGTCATTGGACACGTAGATTCAGGCAAGTCTACCACTACTGGTCATCTGATCTACAAATGTGGCAGGATTGACAAAAGAACTATCGAAAAATTTGAGAAGGAGGCTGCTGAGATGCAACAGGGCTCCTTCAAGTATGCCTGGGTCTTGGATAAACTGAAAGCTGAACGTGAACGTGGTATCACCATTGATATCTTCCTGTGGAAATTCGAGAGCAGCAAGTACTATGTGACCATCATTGATGCCCCAGGACACAGagactttttcaaaaatatgattaCAGACACATCTCAGGCTGACTGTGCTGTCCTGATTGTTGCTGCTGGAGTTGGCGAA TTTGAAGCAGGTATCTCCAAGAATGGGCAGACCCGTGAGCGTGCCCTTCTTGCTTACACACTGGGTGTAAAACAACTTATTGTGGGTATTAACAAAATGgattccactgagccaccctACAGCCAGAAGAGATACAAGGAAATCGTTAAAGAAGTCAGTAGCTACATTAAGAAAATTGGCTACAACCCCAACACGGTAGCATTTGTGCCAATTTCTGGTCGGAATGGTGACAACATGCTAGAGCCCACTGCTAACATGCCTTGGTTCAAGGGATGGAAAGTCACCTGTAAAGATGGTAATTCCAGTGGAACCACACTGCTTGAAGCTCTGGATTGCATTCTGCCACCTACTCGTCCAACTGACAAGCCTTTGCATCTGC CCCGGGATGTCTACAAAATTGGTGGTATTGGTACTGTCCTTGTGGGTCGAGTGGAGACCAGTGTTCTTAAGCCAGGCATGGTGGTCACTTTTGCTCCAGTCAATGTTACAACTGAAGTAGAGTCTGTTGAAATGGACCATGAAGCTTTGAGTGAGGCTCTACCTGGGGACAATGTGGGCTTCAATGTCAAGAACGTATCTGTCAAAGATGTTCGTCGTGGCAATGTGGCTGGTGAGAGGAAAAATGACCCACCAATGGAAGCAGCTGGCTTCACAGCTTAGGTGATTATCCTGAACCATCCAGGCCAAATCAGTACTGGATATGCACGTATGCTGGACTGCCACACAGCTCACGTTGCCTGCAAGTTCGCTGAGCCGAAGGAGAAGATTGACTGTCGCTCTGGAAAAAAGCTGGAATATGGTCCCAAGTTCTTGAAATCTGGTGATGCTGCCATCGTTGATATGGTTCCTGGCAAGTCCATGTGTGTTGGGAACTTCTCTGACTATCCTCCTCTGGACCGTTTTGCTATTCGTGACATGAGACAGATGGTTGCTGTGGGTGTCATCAAAGCAGTGGACAAGAAAGCAGCTGGAGCTGGCAAGGTCACCAAGTCTGCCCAGAAAGCTCAGAAGGCTAAATGA